Proteins encoded within one genomic window of Mesobacillus subterraneus:
- a CDS encoding nitrite reductase (NAD(P)H) small subunit gives MQMTKVRINVADYHSLPVGTGQAVTVNGENIVLFKITNGDVKAVENRSPHRKGGTLADALVSGNFIYCPVYDLKISLDDGKVQAPDTGEVKTYHVEVIENEVYITI, from the coding sequence ATGCAAATGACAAAAGTCAGAATCAATGTGGCTGATTATCATTCCCTTCCTGTTGGGACAGGGCAGGCAGTCACAGTAAATGGTGAGAACATCGTCTTGTTTAAAATAACCAACGGGGATGTCAAGGCTGTCGAAAACCGCAGCCCCCACAGAAAAGGTGGAACTCTTGCTGATGCACTCGTGAGTGGGAATTTTATCTACTGTCCAGTCTATGACCTGAAAATCTCGCTCGATGACGGGAAAGTTCAGGCACCAGATACAGGCGAAGTAAAAACGTATCATGTTGAAGTAATTGAAAATGAAGTGTATATAACAATTTGA
- a CDS encoding uroporphyrinogen-III C-methyltransferase — MEKGRAFLVGAGPGDVQLITVKGLEAIKKAQVILYDRLANPKLLDYAPQDCELIYCGKLPDRHVLRQEMINDLLVSKVLEGKNCSPPQGRRSWRVWTCRRRSSSSGRQWAYL, encoded by the coding sequence ATGGAAAAAGGAAGAGCATTTTTAGTCGGTGCAGGGCCTGGAGACGTACAGTTGATCACAGTAAAGGGATTGGAGGCCATCAAAAAGGCGCAGGTCATTTTATATGACCGACTTGCCAATCCGAAACTGCTGGATTATGCTCCTCAGGATTGCGAGCTGATTTACTGTGGCAAGCTGCCGGACCGGCACGTCCTTCGCCAGGAAATGATCAACGACCTTCTGGTTTCAAAAGTTCTGGAGGGAAAAAATTGTAGTCCGCCTCAAGGGCGGCGATCCTGGCGTGTTTGGACGTGTAGGCGAAGAAGCAGCAGCTCTGGCCGACAATGGGCTTACCTTTGA
- a CDS encoding SAM-dependent methyltransferase yields MFGRVGEEAAALADNGLTFDIVPGITSGISAPLYAGIPVTHREFGESFAVVTAHDKSENGQPKLDWKGLASGIDTIAFYMGISNLPYISDNLIKNGKPADTPVILIQWGTFSRQQTLEGTLSNIATKAKEVNFTNPAITLVGDIVSLRDKLNWFEKKPLFGKQILLARTGTDESELARELMEQGADVIEFPKWKRVSVPVDQALLNRISEYEQILFTSPEGVREFFEIIFTEGIDIRKVKADFFGCSTKSIKALNEKGLFAELEGNMSQDGKLLIVSDSDFSQDYLNADMFITSKKVIDEQFTPIFKRVLEEASVNTIVLPSSRAVKTIVEEGILKEIIPQQLLKTAKVVCMGVRTAVTAEEYGIFPDEVIAAPNKTTVIKCLSRKESELALMY; encoded by the coding sequence GTGTTTGGACGTGTAGGCGAAGAAGCAGCAGCTCTGGCCGACAATGGGCTTACCTTTGACATTGTTCCGGGAATCACATCGGGAATATCTGCACCTCTTTATGCCGGTATTCCCGTCACCCACCGTGAATTTGGCGAATCCTTTGCAGTCGTGACTGCCCATGATAAATCAGAAAATGGCCAGCCAAAATTGGACTGGAAGGGACTTGCCTCAGGTATCGACACAATTGCCTTTTACATGGGGATTTCAAACCTTCCGTATATCAGCGATAATCTAATCAAGAATGGAAAACCGGCAGATACACCAGTGATCCTCATCCAATGGGGAACCTTTTCCAGGCAGCAGACTTTGGAGGGAACTCTGTCCAATATTGCCACTAAGGCGAAGGAAGTAAATTTTACCAATCCTGCCATCACCCTGGTAGGCGATATCGTTTCACTTCGGGATAAGTTGAATTGGTTTGAAAAAAAGCCGCTGTTCGGTAAACAAATTTTATTAGCGCGAACAGGTACGGATGAAAGTGAACTAGCCAGAGAGTTGATGGAGCAGGGAGCAGACGTGATTGAATTCCCAAAATGGAAAAGGGTTTCCGTACCTGTAGACCAGGCGCTGCTTAATAGAATTTCAGAATATGAACAGATTCTTTTTACCTCTCCTGAAGGTGTCAGGGAATTCTTTGAGATCATATTTACTGAAGGGATCGATATCAGAAAGGTTAAAGCAGACTTTTTCGGCTGCTCAACTAAGTCAATAAAAGCATTGAATGAAAAAGGCCTCTTTGCTGAATTGGAAGGGAACATGTCTCAGGATGGAAAGCTGTTAATCGTAAGTGATAGTGATTTTTCACAGGATTACCTTAATGCTGATATGTTCATAACTTCAAAAAAGGTCATTGACGAACAATTCACACCAATATTTAAAAGAGTTCTTGAGGAGGCTTCTGTCAATACAATTGTTTTGCCAAGCAGCAGGGCTGTAAAAACAATAGTAGAAGAAGGTATCCTTAAGGAAATCATTCCGCAGCAGCTCCTGAAAACAGCAAAGGTTGTTTGCATGGGAGTCAGGACAGCGGTGACTGCAGAAGAATATGGTATTTTTCCGGATGAGGTAATAGCAGCACCGAATAAAACCACCGTGATCAAATGTTTGTCCAGAAAAGAATCTGAATTGGCATTGATGTATTAG